From a single Wolbachia endosymbiont of Oedothorax gibbosus genomic region:
- a CDS encoding IS982 family transposase, producing the protein MKKDITELYCCVEDFCRAVDDNFANRFLSNGKKPTRVPEIAHSEILTIILLYHKSPCKNFKAFYLCYLQLFYRSEFSKLPSYHRFIALKPRVLWYLALLLQWFCEQAKMTGISYIDSTSIAVCHRKRISRNKVFKGLAELGKNTYGWFFGFKLHVVINEIGEIQGVTLTRGNVDDRKPVPTLTKKLTGLLFGDKGYIKKELFEKLFDRGLKLVTKVKKGMKNALISLKEKILLGKRSIVETVFGCLKNKFELEHTRHRSTVNFLVHIFSTLISYSMQSKKPCISQLYFVG; encoded by the coding sequence ATGAAGAAAGATATTACAGAACTGTACTGTTGCGTCGAGGATTTTTGTCGTGCGGTAGATGATAATTTTGCAAATAGGTTCTTATCAAACGGCAAAAAACCAACCAGAGTACCAGAAATAGCGCACTCAGAAATTCTAACCATAATCCTATTATACCATAAATCACCATGTAAAAACTTCAAGGCTTTTTATCTTTGTTATCTTCAGTTATTCTATAGATCAGAGTTTTCAAAGCTGCCTTCATATCACAGATTTATTGCCTTAAAGCCGCGAGTTTTGTGGTATTTAGCATTACTTTTGCAATGGTTTTGTGAACAAGCAAAAATGACCGGGATTTCCTACATAGATTCTACTTCAATAGCAGTATGCCATCGAAAAAGAATCTCAAGAAATAAGGTTTTCAAAGGATTAGCAGAGTTAGGAAAGAATACTTACGGCTGGTTTTTTGGTTTTAAATTACATGTAGTAATCAATGAAATAGGTGAAATTCAAGGTGTTACGCTAACCAGAGGTAACGTCGATGACAGAAAACCTGTACCAACTCTAACCAAAAAACTAACTGGACTTTTGTTTGGAGATAAGGGCTATATAAAGAAAGAGCTCTTTGAGAAACTATTCGATAGAGGTCTAAAACTCGTCACTAAAGTGAAAAAAGGTATGAAAAATGCACTGATTTCGCTGAAAGAGAAGATTTTACTAGGGAAAAGATCGATTGTTGAAACGGTTTTTGGCTGCCTAAAAAACAAATTTGAACTTGAGCACACTCGGCATAGATCCACAGTAAATTTCTTGGTACATATTTTTTCTACCCTCATTTCTTATTCAATGCAATCGAAAAAGCCCTGTATTTCTCAGCTTTACTTCGTTGGTTAA
- a CDS encoding ankyrin repeat domain-containing protein, protein MTYEKIKEIVTQNPDITAEEFDKELKKEKIDKEIIDQNGWTLLYYAVRSEGPSIIGDRSIFLKIVELFTNLNIGIDFKDTASRTVLGTAAINKQADVVRILLNSGKFEEEEKISALNSAIIQGNVQEFEPFLDYIDHAKILEALNTASCNENTDIMKVLLDNKRFTGEEKVQVLIGAAIDDDLPKVRLLLKHMTGIPEDGIRNLLKIIEERKLSLGEELKIDSEFKLDFNNPNHHTYLSNCVIIALLRSAINKKQNTPNVKENGAGLSGSNITTLNDGDIRNLCLDIERITKWDNTVTSLEDLQKRLKRNKTNFQGKREQNAVLEYAIKDQNLNVIKFLLQNGMTIINAIGQEGRHYISKIEEDKSILCSVVSYTNNSNAEILNTLLQNINTEQLKLNPESELYRLYQQLKDDAFYTAFAKTNSVAATVLIQNDQETRASAVNKDETPVVTGTDQVITTPSVEESKTEPSSSNESIGNIRTHGDGLSNHTITPNSGNGQHHNNKNETPVVTMPSILTKKTNPTTVPNSGNGGSKPISPVVSTNAGTPAMSSGNDKSSNLTNAQFSMPNEKETKYKENFHNSLTKDAVGVVITGLDFFQNWKRAKN, encoded by the coding sequence ATGACTTATGAAAAGATAAAGGAAATTGTAACTCAAAATCCTGATATAACTGCTGAGGAGTTTGATAAGGAACTCAAAAAGGAGAAAATAGATAAAGAAATAATAGATCAAAATGGTTGGACTTTGCTTTATTATGCTGTCCGTTCAGAAGGGCCTAGTATTATCGGCGATCGCAGTATATTTCTAAAGATTGTTGAGTTGTTCACAAATTTAAACATTGGAATCGATTTTAAAGATACTGCTTCCAGAACTGTGTTGGGTACAGCTGCAATAAATAAACAAGCTGACGTTGTAAGGATACTTTTGAATAGTGGTAAGTTTGAAGAAGAAGAAAAAATTAGTGCTTTAAATAGTGCTATTATTCAAGGCAATGTTCAAGAGTTTGAGCCGTTTTTAGATTACATAGATCATGCGAAAATACTGGAGGCTCTCAACACAGCTTCTTGTAATGAGAACACTGACATTATGAAGGTGCTTTTAGATAATAAGAGATTTACTGGAGAAGAAAAAGTTCAGGTTCTGATTGGTGCCGCTATAGATGATGATCTACCAAAAGTTAGGTTACTTTTAAAGCATATGACAGGTATACCAGAAGATGGTATAAGAAATCTTCTAAAAATAATTGAAGAGAGGAAATTATCACTTGGAGAAGAACTTAAAATAGATTCTGAGTTTAAATTAGACTTCAACAACCCTAATCACCATACGTACCTCTCAAACTGTGTAATAATTGCACTGCTTAGATCGGCAATAAACAAGAAGCAAAATACACCTAATGTGAAAGAGAATGGAGCGGGACTCAGTGGCAGTAATATAACCACGCTAAATGATGGTGACATTAGGAATCTGTGTCTGGATATAGAGAGAATTACAAAATGGGATAACACAGTTACTAGTCTTGAAGATTTACAAAAAAGGTTAAAAAGGAACAAAACTAATTTTCAAGGTAAACGTGAACAAAATGCTGTACTGGAGTACGCAATTAAAGATCAAAATTTGAACGTTATAAAATTTCTCTTACAAAATGGAATGACCATCATCAATGCAATCGGTCAAGAAGGAAGGCATTACATTAGCAAAATTGAAGAAGACAAATCTATATTATGCTCTGTTGTTTCCTATACTAATAATAGTAATGCTGAGATTCTAAACACGCTACTGCAAAATATTAACACAGAACAACTAAAGCTAAACCCTGAAAGTGAATTGTACAGATTATACCAACAATTAAAAGATGATGCATTCTACACTGCTTTTGCAAAAACTAATTCTGTAGCAGCGACAGTGCTAATACAGAACGATCAAGAAACACGCGCATCAGCAGTAAACAAGGATGAAACACCTGTAGTAACAGGGACTGACCAGGTTATTACTACGCCAAGCGTAGAAGAAAGTAAAACAGAACCCAGCAGCAGTAATGAAAGCATTGGTAATATAAGAACTCACGGCGACGGTCTATCAAATCATACTATTACACCAAATAGTGGTAACGGTCAGCATCATAATAACAAAAATGAAACGCCTGTAGTAACAATGCCTTCTATATTAACAAAGAAAACAAATCCAACTACTGTACCAAATAGTGGTAACGGTGGGAGTAAACCAATATCTCCTGTAGTATCAACAAACGCCGGCACACCCGCTATGTCAAGCGGTAATGATAAGTCTAGTAACCTCACAAATGCTCAATTTTCTATGCCAAATGAAAAAGAAACTAAATATAAGGAAAATTTTCACAACTCATTAACGAAAGATGCTGTTGGAGTTGTTATTACAGGATTAGACTTCTTTCAAAATTGGAAAAGAGCAAAAAATTAG
- a CDS encoding IS5 family transposase (programmed frameshift), whose product MRYEETKELDEEKFRRLTGVKKATFNRMVEILDEEDRRKKAKSGRKSKLCIEDRLLMALEYLREYRTYFHIGRSYGMSESTTYKIIKWIENTLVKHPDFALPGRKEVLKSDIEYEVLVIDATETPVERPKKKQKRFYSGKKKKHSIKTQIISEKESKKIICTSFSNGRKHDFRLFKESKVHILPSIKVLADSGYRGLQKIHANVELPHRKTKKHPLTKKQKQENQELASKRVVVENVIGLLKRFKIIADKYRNRRKRFGLRFNLIAGIYNRLLSKLEKSKKLV is encoded by the exons ATGAGATATGAAGAAACTAAGGAGTTAGATGAAGAGAAGTTTCGTCGTCTGACAGGAGTAAAGAAGGCAACTTTCAACAGGATGGTAGAAATTTTAGATGAAGAAGATAGAAGGAAAAAAGCAAAAAGTGGGCGTAAAAGCAAGCTCTGTATAGAAGACAGGCTACTTATGGCATTGGAATATCTTCGTGAATATCGGACATATTTCCACATTGGTCGAAGTTATGGTATGAGCGAAAGTACGACCTATAAAATCATAAAGTGGATTGAAAATACATTGGTAAAACATCCGGATTTTGCATTGCCAGGGCGAAAAGAGGTTCTAAAAAGTGATATAGAATATGAGGTTTTAGTGATAGATGCAACAGAAACTCCTGTGGAAAGACCCA AAAAAAAGCAAAAAAGATTTTATTCAGGAAAAAAGAAAAAGCACAGTATAAAAACACAGATTATTTCGGAAAAAGAAAGCAAAAAGATCATTTGCACGTCTTTTTCAAATGGTAGGAAACATGATTTTCGGCTTTTTAAGGAGTCAAAAGTGCACATACTACCAAGTATCAAAGTCCTAGCAGATAGCGGTTACAGAGGTCTACAAAAAATTCACGCAAATGTTGAATTGCCACATAGAAAAACGAAAAAGCACCCATTGACTAAGAAACAAAAGCAAGAAAATCAAGAGCTTGCAAGCAAAAGAGTTGTGGTTGAGAATGTAATCGGTTTGCTTAAAAGATTTAAAATTATTGCAGATAAATATCGCAATCGGCGAAAACGTTTTGGATTGAGATTCAATTTGATAGCTGGAATTTACAATAGACTTCTTTCAAAATTGGAAAAGAGCAAAAAATTAGTATAA
- a CDS encoding CCA tRNA nucleotidyltransferase — protein sequence MQVDHETSLIIDAIEEFGGEARLVGGCVRDSILQRDVHDIDLATNLLPDQAIKALKLRNIKTIPTGLKHGTITAILNKRSFEITTLRHDVKCDGRHAKVEFTNNWQADASRRDFTFNALYADKHGHIYDYFGGIEDLKARRLNFIGNAEDRIKEDYLRILRAFRFHAKICVGDLSDEILSVCKKHSHMIQNLSGERIRDEILKLLECNDPFPTLKSMQESDVLQKIIPKEVKCEILSSSLLFGTDALVKLALLLRTTKNDRLSLGEYVSKFLRLSNKQKKKLLFLLSNDIKTELSEKEQKKYISLFGRELYCNLVKICGVESGENIDKYISFADTFNIPKFPLSGDDLISIGHQPGKSLGKNLELLRQHWEDSSYTLTKEELVLYAKSLL from the coding sequence ATGCAAGTTGACCATGAGACTAGTTTAATTATCGATGCCATAGAGGAATTTGGTGGTGAGGCTAGGCTTGTCGGCGGGTGTGTGAGAGACTCAATTTTGCAGCGTGACGTTCACGACATTGACCTCGCTACCAATCTTCTGCCTGATCAAGCAATTAAAGCGTTAAAACTCCGTAATATAAAAACTATTCCAACTGGCTTAAAACATGGAACTATCACTGCAATTTTAAACAAAAGATCCTTTGAGATTACAACACTAAGACATGATGTAAAGTGTGATGGTAGGCATGCAAAAGTAGAATTTACCAATAATTGGCAAGCGGATGCTTCAAGGCGCGACTTTACATTTAATGCTCTGTATGCAGATAAGCATGGCCATATATATGACTACTTTGGTGGTATAGAGGACTTAAAAGCGCGAAGGTTAAACTTTATAGGCAACGCTGAAGATAGAATTAAAGAAGACTATCTACGTATTTTAAGAGCATTTCGTTTTCATGCAAAAATATGTGTCGGAGATTTGAGTGATGAAATACTAAGCGTATGCAAAAAGCATTCGCATATGATCCAAAACCTCTCTGGAGAGAGAATAAGAGATGAAATACTTAAATTGCTGGAGTGCAATGATCCTTTTCCAACACTTAAGAGCATGCAAGAATCTGATGTTTTGCAAAAGATTATCCCAAAAGAAGTAAAATGCGAAATTCTGTCTTCGTCACTTCTTTTCGGCACTGATGCACTAGTAAAATTAGCGTTACTCCTTAGGACCACCAAAAATGACAGGCTAAGTCTTGGAGAATATGTAAGCAAATTTTTACGTCTTTCAAACAAGCAAAAGAAAAAGCTGCTATTTTTACTATCCAACGATATCAAAACAGAGCTTTCGGAAAAAGAGCAAAAAAAATACATATCTTTATTTGGTAGGGAACTATATTGTAATTTAGTGAAAATTTGTGGTGTTGAGTCTGGAGAAAATATTGACAAATACATTTCATTTGCTGATACATTCAATATTCCAAAATTTCCTTTATCTGGCGATGATTTAATAAGTATAGGTCACCAGCCAGGAAAAAGTTTAGGTAAAAACTTAGAGTTGCTCAGGCAGCATTGGGAAGACAGCTCCTACACTTTAACAAAAGAGGAGCTGGTACTTTATGCTAAGAGCCTACTTTAA
- a CDS encoding IS5 family transposase (programmed frameshift) — MRYEETKELDEEKFRRLTGVKKATFNRMVEILDEEDRRKKAKSGRKSKLCIEDRLLMALEYLREYRTYFHIGRSYGMSESTTYKIIKWIENTLVKHPDFALPGRKEVLKSDIEYEVLVIDATETPVERPKKKQKRFYSGKKKKHSIKTQIISEKESKKIICTSFSNGRKHDFRLFKESKVHILPSIKVLADSGYRGLQKIHANVELPHRKTKKHPLTKKQKQENQELASKRVVVENVIGLLKRFKIIADKYRNRRKRFGLRFNLIAGIYNLELMM, encoded by the exons ATGAGATATGAAGAAACTAAGGAGTTAGATGAAGAGAAGTTTCGTCGTCTGACAGGAGTAAAGAAGGCAACTTTCAACAGGATGGTAGAAATTTTAGATGAAGAAGATAGAAGGAAAAAAGCAAAAAGTGGGCGTAAAAGCAAGCTCTGTATAGAAGACAGGCTACTTATGGCATTGGAATATCTTCGTGAATATCGGACATATTTCCACATTGGTCGAAGTTATGGTATGAGCGAAAGTACGACCTATAAAATCATAAAGTGGATTGAAAATACATTGGTAAAACATCCGGATTTTGCATTGCCAGGGCGAAAAGAGGTTCTAAAAAGTGATATAGAATATGAGGTTTTAGTGATAGATGCAACAGAAACTCCTGTGGAAAGACCCA AAAAAAAGCAAAAAAGATTTTATTCAGGAAAAAAGAAAAAGCACAGTATAAAAACACAGATTATTTCGGAAAAAGAAAGCAAAAAGATCATTTGCACGTCTTTTTCAAATGGTAGGAAACATGATTTTCGGCTTTTTAAGGAGTCAAAAGTGCACATACTACCAAGTATCAAAGTCCTAGCAGATAGCGGTTACAGAGGTCTACAAAAAATTCACGCAAATGTTGAATTGCCACATAGAAAAACGAAAAAGCACCCATTGACTAAGAAACAAAAGCAAGAAAATCAAGAGCTTGCAAGCAAAAGAGTTGTGGTTGAGAATGTAATCGGTTTGCTTAAAAGATTTAAAATTATTGCAGATAAATATCGCAATCGGCGAAAACGTTTTGGATTGAGATTCAATTTGATAGCTGGAATTTACAATCTAGAGTTGATGATGTGA
- the ychF gene encoding redox-regulated ATPase YchF, translating to MSFNCGIVGLPNIGKSTLFNALTESSAAEAANYPFCTIEPNIGKISIKDQRLKQIAAIAGSEKVIYNQLEVVDIAGLVKGASKGEGLGNKFLSHIREVDAIVHLLRCFTDDDISHVHSKIDPISDAEVVEMELILADIDSIEKRLPQLEKKAKQGDKELKRQLELMQEVLATLKLGKPARSLGTMDEAEMKSLQLLTTKPVMYVCNVEDTHIITGNELSKRVEKMAEENKSKFYCISAKLEADIANLDSEEEKQNFLSEFGLQESGLDGVARIMYEVLSMITFFTVGPKEARAWPVKIGSTADKAAGVIHTDFEKGFIKAETISFADYIKYGSELACKDAGKIRFEGRDYIVQDGDIMHFRFNV from the coding sequence ATGAGCTTTAACTGCGGTATAGTTGGGTTACCAAACATAGGAAAATCAACTTTATTTAATGCACTTACAGAGTCAAGTGCAGCCGAAGCTGCAAATTATCCTTTCTGCACAATCGAGCCAAATATAGGCAAGATTTCGATAAAAGATCAACGTTTGAAACAAATCGCAGCAATTGCAGGCTCAGAGAAGGTAATCTACAATCAATTAGAAGTTGTAGATATTGCAGGTCTTGTAAAGGGCGCAAGCAAGGGTGAAGGGCTCGGCAATAAATTTTTAAGCCATATCAGAGAAGTTGATGCCATCGTTCATCTGCTCAGGTGCTTTACGGATGACGATATCAGCCATGTACACAGTAAAATAGATCCAATATCAGATGCTGAAGTGGTAGAAATGGAGCTAATTCTAGCTGATATTGATAGCATAGAAAAAAGGCTTCCTCAGTTGGAAAAAAAAGCAAAACAAGGTGATAAAGAGCTAAAGAGACAACTTGAATTAATGCAAGAGGTTTTAGCTACTTTGAAACTCGGTAAACCTGCAAGAAGTTTGGGAACTATGGACGAAGCCGAAATGAAGTCGCTTCAATTGCTAACAACAAAGCCGGTTATGTACGTCTGTAATGTTGAAGATACGCATATCATAACTGGTAATGAACTATCTAAAAGGGTGGAAAAAATGGCAGAAGAAAATAAAAGTAAATTTTATTGTATTTCAGCAAAACTTGAAGCAGATATTGCAAATCTTGATAGCGAAGAGGAAAAACAGAATTTTTTATCAGAGTTTGGCTTACAAGAATCAGGACTTGATGGAGTAGCGCGTATTATGTATGAAGTGCTGAGTATGATAACTTTCTTTACTGTAGGGCCCAAAGAAGCACGGGCATGGCCAGTAAAGATAGGATCAACAGCCGATAAAGCAGCAGGTGTAATCCACACTGATTTTGAGAAAGGCTTTATAAAAGCAGAAACGATAAGCTTTGCAGACTATATAAAATATGGAAGCGAATTAGCTTGCAAAGACGCAGGCAAAATCCGCTTCGAAGGCAGAGATTATATCGTGCAAGATGGCGATATAATGCACTTTAGGTTTAATGTGTAA
- the glpX gene encoding class II fructose-bisphosphatase, whose amino-acid sequence MEDLAYKLVKVTEAAALAAYKLAGFGDEKRADQVAVDAMRTVLNSMEINGTIVIGEGERDEAPMLYIGEKVGTGNGPEIDIAVDPLEGTTICAHYKSGAMSVLAATKKGNFLHAPDVYMEKIAVGKNLPEGVVSLKNSIEKNLDNLAKAKGCKVNDLTVTILNRERHDELILKIRKLGAKVKLIDDGDVAAVVSLVNGNHDMYIGIGGAPEGVLAAAALSSIGGQMEGRLIFDTDQLRERAKILNIDDPEKIYTIKDMARGESVFIATGVTSGELVDGVDNVCSTSSLIILPNKLIKLQVIS is encoded by the coding sequence ATGGAAGATTTAGCCTATAAATTAGTTAAAGTGACCGAAGCTGCAGCACTTGCTGCATATAAACTAGCAGGCTTTGGTGATGAAAAAAGGGCTGATCAAGTTGCAGTTGATGCAATGCGTACAGTATTAAATTCAATGGAAATAAATGGTACAATTGTAATTGGGGAAGGGGAGAGAGACGAAGCTCCTATGCTATATATTGGGGAAAAGGTTGGTACAGGAAATGGTCCTGAGATTGATATCGCTGTTGACCCACTTGAGGGCACTACGATTTGTGCTCATTACAAATCAGGGGCAATGTCTGTTCTTGCTGCAACGAAAAAAGGTAATTTTTTACACGCACCTGATGTTTATATGGAAAAAATAGCAGTGGGAAAAAATCTTCCAGAGGGTGTAGTCTCACTAAAAAATAGCATTGAGAAGAATCTAGACAATTTAGCCAAGGCAAAAGGATGTAAAGTAAATGATCTCACAGTAACTATACTTAATCGTGAAAGGCATGATGAGTTAATATTGAAAATCAGGAAGTTAGGAGCAAAAGTTAAGCTAATAGATGATGGTGATGTTGCGGCTGTAGTTTCACTAGTAAATGGCAATCATGATATGTATATCGGCATAGGAGGAGCACCAGAAGGGGTGCTTGCGGCTGCAGCGCTGAGTTCAATCGGTGGACAGATGGAGGGAAGATTAATATTTGACACAGATCAGTTAAGAGAAAGAGCAAAAATTTTGAATATTGATGACCCAGAAAAAATCTACACCATAAAAGATATGGCAAGAGGTGAATCAGTGTTTATTGCAACTGGAGTAACAAGCGGAGAACTTGTGGATGGAGTTGATAACGTCTGTTCAACTAGTTCTTTAATAATTCTACCTAACAAGCTGATAAAGCTGCAAGTTATAAGTTAG
- the ppdK gene encoding pyruvate, phosphate dikinase, whose amino-acid sequence MGEKLIHYFSQGKCEGNAEMKNLLGGKGANLAEMCNVGIPVPPGFTISTSACKVYYQDNRSSVIQVADYSDPEKNVVTHWNDICSEIKNYMAMLENDIGCKFGDSNNPLLVSIRSGSVSSMPGMLDTILNVGLNDETVVGLAKKSGERFAYDSYCRFIMMYSNVVLQLDHHLFQDVIDNEQQKSGAKSLADLDVDVLKRIVNDFKKIVYEKTEKHFPQNVEEQLLNSVNAVFASWKNDRAVSYRRIHNIPENLGTAVNVQAMVFGNLNDNSATGVIFTRNPSTGEKKLFGEFLVNAQGEDVVSGVYTPMPIDGEQKNTMEKLLPSVYRELCVVCEKLERHYKDMQDIEFTVQDGKLWILQTRSGKRTAEAAICIIVDMVNEGTITKEEGILRIDPKTFDNLLHPVLDVKSDQKVIGKGLPASPGVASGYVVFSASDAEKTAEQGKKVILVRSETSPEDINGMNAASGIVTARGGMTSHAAVVTRGMGKPCICSVSGLYIDKDGTFFSVGDTKVNKGEPITINGGTGEVMLGILPTISSELSQEFKTIINWIDEIKTIKVRANADTPKDAKIAKEFGAEGIGLCRTEHMFFASDRIEFIQKLIIADDENERANALIKLEEMQKSDFKEIFSIMEGREVTIRLLDPPLHEFLPNNQSTIEKIAKSFNKSVESVKNKIAQLSEKNPMLGHRGCRLAISHPEIYSMQIRAILNAASELRKEKKIEVEPEIMIPFIMNEKEFILICELAKKESSVISQTQIPASRAGMTSDKAYSIGTMIELPRAALIADKLAKHAEFFSFGTNDLTQTTMGLSRDDSVNFLDSYKESNIFGNDPFEVLDIEGVGELIKIAIERGKKTRKEIKLGICGEHGADPKSIEFLIESGVDYVSCSPYRVPVAKLVAAQFSIKFKFVDS is encoded by the coding sequence ATGGGGGAAAAGTTAATACATTACTTTAGCCAGGGTAAATGCGAAGGCAATGCAGAAATGAAAAATCTGCTGGGAGGAAAGGGGGCAAATTTAGCAGAAATGTGCAATGTTGGCATTCCTGTTCCACCTGGTTTCACAATTTCTACCTCTGCTTGCAAAGTCTATTATCAAGACAATAGATCTTCTGTTATCCAAGTAGCTGACTACTCGGATCCAGAAAAAAATGTGGTCACGCACTGGAATGACATATGTAGTGAAATCAAAAATTACATGGCGATGCTCGAAAATGACATCGGTTGTAAATTCGGAGATTCAAATAATCCTTTATTAGTTTCCATACGCTCTGGTAGTGTTAGTTCAATGCCGGGCATGCTTGATACTATTTTAAATGTTGGTCTAAATGATGAAACCGTTGTTGGGCTTGCAAAAAAAAGTGGCGAACGTTTTGCTTACGATAGCTACTGCCGTTTCATCATGATGTACTCCAATGTTGTACTACAGCTTGATCATCACCTATTTCAAGATGTTATTGATAATGAGCAGCAAAAGAGTGGAGCAAAAAGCTTAGCTGATCTTGATGTTGATGTTTTAAAGAGAATTGTTAACGATTTTAAAAAGATAGTATATGAAAAAACTGAGAAACATTTTCCGCAGAACGTTGAAGAGCAATTGTTAAACTCAGTTAATGCAGTATTTGCCTCTTGGAAAAATGATAGGGCTGTTTCCTATAGAAGAATACATAATATTCCTGAAAACCTTGGAACAGCGGTCAACGTGCAAGCAATGGTTTTTGGTAATTTAAATGATAATTCTGCAACTGGTGTGATATTTACACGAAATCCTTCAACTGGAGAAAAAAAGCTTTTTGGTGAGTTTTTGGTTAATGCTCAGGGTGAGGATGTGGTTTCTGGTGTTTATACTCCTATGCCAATTGACGGAGAGCAAAAAAACACCATGGAGAAGTTGCTGCCAAGTGTCTACCGAGAATTATGCGTGGTATGTGAAAAACTTGAAAGGCATTATAAAGATATGCAGGATATCGAATTTACTGTGCAGGACGGTAAGTTATGGATTTTGCAGACTAGGTCTGGCAAGCGCACGGCTGAAGCTGCTATTTGCATAATAGTTGATATGGTAAACGAAGGAACGATTACAAAAGAAGAAGGAATATTGAGAATTGATCCAAAAACTTTTGACAATTTATTGCATCCAGTTCTTGACGTTAAGAGTGACCAAAAAGTAATAGGGAAGGGACTGCCGGCTTCTCCAGGGGTTGCTTCCGGATATGTAGTGTTTAGTGCAAGTGATGCTGAAAAAACCGCAGAGCAGGGTAAAAAAGTGATTTTAGTAAGGTCAGAAACGAGTCCTGAAGATATTAATGGAATGAATGCTGCAAGTGGCATAGTAACAGCACGGGGAGGGATGACCTCGCATGCTGCTGTTGTAACCCGTGGAATGGGTAAGCCATGCATTTGCAGTGTAAGTGGACTTTATATCGATAAAGATGGAACTTTCTTTTCTGTGGGGGATACAAAAGTAAATAAAGGTGAACCAATTACCATCAATGGAGGAACAGGGGAGGTGATGCTTGGCATTCTCCCTACAATTTCGTCTGAATTATCGCAAGAATTCAAAACGATAATTAACTGGATAGATGAAATTAAAACGATCAAAGTGAGAGCTAACGCTGACACCCCAAAAGATGCAAAAATTGCAAAAGAATTCGGTGCAGAAGGTATAGGCTTATGTCGCACAGAACATATGTTTTTCGCTAGTGATAGAATCGAATTCATTCAAAAATTGATAATAGCTGACGATGAAAATGAAAGGGCAAATGCGCTCATTAAACTAGAAGAAATGCAAAAGTCTGATTTCAAAGAAATATTTTCTATTATGGAGGGCAGGGAAGTCACTATACGGTTGCTTGATCCACCTTTGCATGAATTTTTACCCAATAATCAGTCTACTATAGAAAAAATTGCTAAATCGTTCAATAAGTCAGTTGAATCAGTAAAAAATAAAATAGCACAGTTATCAGAAAAGAACCCAATGCTTGGCCATCGAGGTTGTAGACTTGCCATTTCTCATCCTGAAATATATAGCATGCAGATTAGGGCAATACTTAATGCTGCAAGTGAATTAAGGAAAGAAAAGAAGATAGAAGTGGAACCTGAAATCATGATCCCTTTTATAATGAATGAGAAAGAATTTATTCTGATATGCGAGCTAGCAAAGAAAGAATCCTCTGTCATCTCACAGACGCAGATTCCAGCGTCACGCGCTGGAATGACATCAGACAAGGCTTATTCAATTGGAACGATGATAGAACTGCCACGAGCGGCACTGATTGCTGATAAGTTAGCAAAACACGCAGAATTTTTTAGTTTTGGCACTAATGATTTAACACAAACGACTATGGGACTTTCAAGAGATGATTCAGTTAATTTCCTCGATTCTTATAAGGAAAGCAACATATTCGGAAACGACCCATTTGAAGTGCTGGACATCGAAGGGGTAGGGGAGTTAATCAAGATAGCCATTGAAAGAGGCAAAAAAACCCGAAAAGAAATAAAACTGGGTATATGTGGAGAACATGGTGCAGACCCAAAATCTATAGAGTTTCTCATCGAATCAGGGGTGGATTATGTTTCATGCTCACCCTATAGAGTACCGGTTGCAAAGTTAGTGGCAGCACAGTTTAGCATAAAATTTAAGTTTGTTGATAGCTAA